In Janthinobacterium sp. 67, a genomic segment contains:
- the cls gene encoding cardiolipin synthase: MQPCLTALLLCWTLAACASLPNVKNLNTTLEPVAKPKVITGKGAVLNVNSRAALLNKRWAKSGMDLKTQAALEEAATGVPLIKGNKVTLLFDGPQTMAAMFQAISDAKTSINLETYIFDQDPLGLKFADMLIEKQQAGVTVNVIYDSVGTIGVPQAFFDRMRAAGVHLVAFNPVNPAKLKGDDWKINNRDHRKVLIVDGKTAFTGGINISDTYAKSSLFRSKNKAADKKDVGWRDTHVKVEGPAVAAFQWLFIRTWAQQDQADLPDANYFPVLAEVGDKLVRVVASEPEGGFEIYKAYILAIQEAKKSIHITSAYFVPDQQTVDALIAAAKRGVDVTVVLPGVSDSGLVFHAGHALYDQLLAGGIRIFHLKLAVLHAKTAVIDGAWSTVGSTNIDMRSFLHNSELNVIVLGDSFGREMENAFQEDLRDSEEITKSKWETRPLSDRMKEWAARFMNYWL, encoded by the coding sequence ATGCAACCCTGCCTCACCGCCCTATTGCTGTGCTGGACCCTGGCTGCATGCGCCTCGCTGCCCAATGTCAAGAATCTCAATACCACCCTGGAACCCGTTGCCAAGCCCAAGGTGATCACGGGCAAGGGCGCCGTGCTGAACGTCAACAGCCGCGCCGCCCTGCTCAACAAGCGCTGGGCCAAGTCCGGTATGGACTTGAAAACCCAGGCCGCGCTGGAAGAGGCGGCCACGGGCGTGCCTTTGATCAAGGGCAACAAGGTAACCTTGCTGTTCGACGGCCCGCAAACCATGGCCGCCATGTTCCAGGCCATCAGCGACGCCAAGACCAGCATCAACCTGGAAACGTATATCTTCGACCAGGACCCGCTGGGCCTGAAATTTGCCGACATGCTGATCGAAAAGCAGCAAGCGGGCGTGACGGTCAACGTCATCTACGACAGCGTGGGCACCATCGGCGTGCCGCAGGCGTTTTTTGATCGCATGCGCGCGGCCGGCGTGCACCTGGTGGCGTTCAACCCCGTCAATCCGGCCAAGCTCAAGGGAGACGACTGGAAGATCAACAACCGCGACCATCGCAAGGTGCTGATCGTCGACGGCAAGACGGCTTTTACGGGCGGCATCAATATCAGCGATACCTATGCAAAAAGCTCGCTGTTCCGCTCCAAGAACAAGGCCGCCGACAAGAAGGACGTGGGCTGGCGCGATACCCACGTGAAAGTGGAAGGCCCGGCCGTGGCCGCCTTCCAGTGGCTGTTCATCCGCACCTGGGCCCAGCAAGACCAGGCCGACCTGCCGGACGCCAATTATTTCCCTGTCCTCGCCGAAGTGGGCGACAAGCTCGTGCGCGTCGTGGCCAGCGAGCCCGAGGGCGGCTTTGAAATCTACAAGGCCTACATCCTGGCCATCCAGGAAGCCAAGAAATCGATCCACATCACGTCCGCCTATTTCGTGCCCGACCAGCAGACGGTCGACGCCCTGATCGCGGCTGCAAAGCGGGGCGTGGACGTCACCGTGGTGCTGCCCGGCGTATCCGACAGCGGCCTCGTATTTCATGCTGGACACGCGCTGTACGACCAGCTGTTGGCCGGCGGCATCCGCATCTTTCATTTGAAACTGGCCGTGCTGCATGCCAAGACGGCCGTCATCGACGGCGCCTGGTCGACCGTCGGATCGACGAATATCGACATGCGCAGCTTCCTGCACAACAGCGAGCTGAACGTGATCGTGCTCGGTGACAGTTTCGGCCGTGAAATGGAAAACGCCTTCCAGGAAGACTTGCGCGATTCGGAAGAAATCACCAAATCGAAATGGGAAACACGGCCGCTCTCGGACCGCATGAAGGAATGGGCGGCGCGCTTCATGAATTACTGGCTGTAG
- a CDS encoding diacylglycerol/lipid kinase family protein, with product MSKIAVIINGGAGCGYAPDWAQQLEAKFATVGLDAAITLAQSGVEMIATAEQALRDGAPIVVAGGGDGTINAVASVVVGSGTPFGVLPLGSLNHFAKDLTIPLELDAAIANVAQGVPRQVDVGEVNGRIFLNNSSLGLYPDIVRDREKQQRRLGRGKWLAFSWALVAALRRYPFLSVQLTLNDAVHARRTPFVFIGNNEYLMEGLNIGERERLDGGQLSLYVAQRPGRLGLLKLALHALFGKLSQAKDFDVLTATDLEIATHHRRLRVATDGEVTIMNTPLQYRIRPAALDVIVPAPVKE from the coding sequence CTGAGCAAGATTGCAGTTATCATCAACGGGGGCGCCGGCTGCGGCTATGCGCCCGACTGGGCGCAGCAGCTCGAAGCGAAATTCGCCACCGTGGGGCTTGACGCCGCCATCACCCTGGCGCAAAGCGGTGTCGAGATGATCGCCACGGCCGAACAAGCGCTGCGCGATGGCGCGCCCATCGTCGTGGCCGGCGGCGGCGACGGCACCATCAATGCCGTCGCTTCCGTCGTCGTGGGCAGCGGCACGCCGTTCGGCGTCTTGCCGCTGGGTAGCTTGAACCATTTCGCCAAGGATTTGACTATCCCGCTCGAGCTCGATGCGGCGATTGCCAACGTGGCGCAGGGCGTGCCGCGGCAGGTCGACGTGGGCGAAGTCAATGGCCGTATCTTCCTGAACAATTCCAGCCTGGGCCTGTATCCCGATATCGTGCGCGACCGCGAAAAGCAGCAGCGCCGGCTGGGGCGGGGCAAGTGGCTGGCCTTCAGCTGGGCCCTGGTGGCGGCCTTGCGCCGCTACCCGTTTCTCAGCGTGCAACTGACACTCAACGACGCCGTGCATGCGCGGCGCACGCCATTCGTCTTCATCGGCAATAATGAATACCTGATGGAAGGCTTGAATATCGGCGAGCGCGAACGGCTCGATGGCGGCCAGCTGAGCCTGTACGTGGCGCAGCGTCCGGGCCGATTGGGCTTGCTCAAGCTGGCCTTGCATGCGCTGTTCGGCAAGTTGTCGCAGGCCAAGGATTTTGACGTGCTGACGGCAACGGACCTGGAAATCGCCACGCATCACCGCCGCCTGCGCGTGGCCACCGATGGCGAGGTGACCATCATGAATACGCCGCTGCAGTACCGCATCCGTCCGGCCGCGCTGGACGTGATCGTGCCGGCGCCAGTCAAGGAGTAA
- a CDS encoding porin, whose translation MGPFALGATAQAADGAGSAASSHVAVYGVLDAGIVAERGCAADCAGAKVSGGVASGSRLGVRGREALGNDVSAVFTLEAGIQNDTGQSEEGRLFGRQAYVGLDSRLGALTLGRQYNLQYLTLTDVADPFKGGMAGSAGNLAGYSVKRYDNTVKYATPALRGVTASAIYSFGESPYSSANNRAYGATLGYSAGAVNVSVSHQRKNNFILASGTLPAIDMSARNTLIAANIDLKVATAFAAVGVNKGYGSSPWDPNNAYSSLALSMSSSDSRDTLLGVSVPVGGFKLLASWVRKDDRDLANRDASQVAVGLTYSLSRRSDFYASYAKIHNKNGARYTVGNASDAGRGDAAFNMGFRHGF comes from the coding sequence ATGGGGCCTTTTGCGCTGGGCGCGACGGCCCAGGCTGCCGATGGCGCGGGCAGTGCCGCATCCAGTCACGTTGCCGTGTACGGCGTGCTCGACGCGGGCATCGTCGCCGAGCGGGGCTGCGCCGCCGATTGCGCCGGCGCCAAGGTGTCCGGCGGCGTCGCGTCCGGCTCGCGCCTGGGCGTGCGGGGCCGCGAAGCGCTGGGCAACGACGTCTCCGCCGTCTTCACCCTGGAAGCGGGCATCCAGAACGACACGGGCCAGTCGGAAGAGGGCCGTCTGTTCGGCCGCCAGGCCTATGTGGGCCTCGACAGCCGCCTGGGCGCGCTGACCCTGGGACGCCAGTACAACCTGCAATACCTGACCCTGACCGACGTGGCCGACCCGTTCAAGGGCGGCATGGCCGGCAGCGCCGGCAACCTGGCCGGCTACAGCGTGAAACGTTACGACAATACCGTCAAATACGCGACACCGGCCTTGCGCGGCGTGACCGCCAGCGCCATTTACAGTTTCGGCGAGTCGCCGTACAGCAGCGCCAACAACCGCGCCTATGGCGCCACCCTCGGCTATTCGGCCGGCGCCGTGAATGTCAGCGTGTCGCACCAGCGCAAGAACAACTTCATCCTCGCCTCCGGCACCTTGCCCGCCATCGACATGTCGGCCCGCAACACCCTGATCGCGGCCAACATCGACCTGAAAGTGGCCACCGCCTTTGCCGCCGTGGGCGTGAACAAGGGCTATGGCAGTTCGCCGTGGGACCCGAACAATGCCTACAGCTCGCTGGCCCTGTCGATGTCGTCGTCGGACAGCCGCGACACCTTGCTGGGCGTGTCCGTGCCCGTGGGCGGCTTCAAGCTGCTGGCGTCCTGGGTGCGCAAGGATGACCGCGACCTGGCCAACCGCGACGCCAGCCAGGTGGCCGTGGGCCTCACGTACTCGCTGTCAAGGCGCAGCGATTTCTACGCGTCCTACGCAAAGATCCACAACAAGAACGGCGCCCGCTACACGGTGGGCAATGCCAGCGACGCGGGACGCGGCGACGCCGCCTTCAACATGGGCTTTCGTCACGGTTTCTGA
- a CDS encoding DUF3617 domain-containing protein → MNHSLLSLSLLACTALGAQASVQAAPPSTTIKPGLWQVDSKMASPDAATDNAMSMVLQQLGNLPPDQRKQLESMAASRGMAMPTVDASGAVRVTACVTPEMAARKQIPTGQPGDCTSKNKDIAGGMQVSFTCANPKSSGEGKVIFSGEQAFSMQLAVTTSARGTPEQVNVTSNGKWLGANCPTPSSAAGQKP, encoded by the coding sequence ATGAACCACTCTTTGCTAAGCCTGAGCCTGCTGGCTTGCACCGCCTTGGGCGCCCAAGCCAGTGTCCAGGCCGCCCCGCCATCGACCACCATCAAGCCTGGCCTGTGGCAAGTCGACAGCAAGATGGCGTCGCCCGACGCCGCCACCGACAACGCCATGTCCATGGTGTTGCAGCAGCTGGGCAACCTTCCTCCCGATCAACGCAAGCAGCTGGAAAGCATGGCGGCCAGCCGCGGCATGGCCATGCCCACCGTGGACGCCAGCGGCGCCGTGCGCGTGACGGCGTGCGTGACGCCGGAAATGGCCGCGCGCAAGCAGATTCCCACGGGCCAGCCCGGCGATTGCACCTCGAAGAACAAGGACATCGCAGGCGGAATGCAGGTGTCGTTTACGTGCGCGAATCCGAAATCGAGCGGCGAAGGCAAGGTGATATTCAGCGGCGAGCAGGCGTTCAGCATGCAACTGGCGGTGACGACCAGCGCGCGCGGTACGCCGGAACAGGTGAACGTGACGAGCAACGGCAAGTGGCTGGGAGCAAACTGCCCCACGCCATCAAGCGCTGCTGGTCAGAAACCGTGA
- a CDS encoding site-specific recombinase: MLAILERIDPNSSNIDLLVELFNSLRPKRPHDSATAIANVRTLRQLLKGNPAQARALHEYVLRVLAARRHASLYTDIGVLSNSGFFTELKRRIAYRMLPPALGDEYLNDALDQVLYLKTDYLWISNVPATDWLELFDVLTSDDIELAVGDGNIMLPGMLDAIRTLSYRVCAMGLEPELTRFHSEIEVFQSPFMVQNTEVNAYLDAYTNLLQGDIEHIEDARHLLVMLDQCDAVIAKIRKKALYQGTSIPLTYLLVALAQSIERLRKLLFLVDTSGELPASNNVDIAAITVDATQDLLHPQPVSRRRAGAVGLALELIQAHNNKYKVSDLFSDNINLLARNVTENASRTGEHYIAENRREMGAMFLSSAGAGIIIGFMALFKILMSYLRSAPLVEAFMFSMNYSIGFMFIHLLHFTVATKQPAMTASRIAAGLHSKDGRNIDLDSMAELINKVFRTQNMAVLGNLATAIPTAWLIALGYKAITGHNLVTPEKAMRLLHDIDPIGSPAIFYAMIAGVCLFVAGLISGYYDNQALYTRWAQRIAQLRSLGRVIGQERLQRLGLYLENNLGGLMGNFYFGILLGSIGTLGFLIGLPIDIRHITFSAANFATALVGLDHNMSWQLAVKSLSGIFAIGTANLLVSFGLALWVALRSRQVRFKHGMQLLKILGKRFLRSPIVFFFGSKNPPPLALADESANLSLTNKAQK, from the coding sequence ATGCTAGCTATCCTCGAACGCATTGACCCCAATTCCAGCAATATCGACTTGCTGGTGGAATTATTCAACTCACTGCGTCCCAAGCGCCCTCACGACAGCGCTACCGCGATTGCCAACGTGCGCACCCTGCGCCAGCTTCTCAAAGGTAACCCCGCCCAGGCGCGCGCCCTGCACGAATACGTGCTGCGCGTGCTGGCCGCGCGCCGCCACGCCAGCCTCTACACCGATATCGGCGTGCTGTCGAACAGCGGTTTTTTCACGGAATTGAAACGCCGCATCGCCTACCGCATGCTGCCGCCCGCCCTCGGCGATGAATATCTGAACGACGCGCTCGACCAGGTGCTGTACCTGAAGACCGATTATTTGTGGATCAGCAACGTGCCCGCGACGGACTGGCTGGAACTGTTCGACGTGCTCACCAGCGACGACATCGAACTGGCCGTCGGCGATGGCAACATCATGCTGCCAGGCATGCTCGACGCCATCCGCACCCTGTCCTACCGCGTCTGCGCGATGGGACTGGAACCGGAATTGACGCGTTTCCACAGTGAAATCGAAGTGTTCCAGTCGCCATTCATGGTGCAAAACACGGAAGTGAACGCCTACCTCGACGCCTACACGAATTTGCTGCAAGGCGACATCGAGCACATCGAGGATGCGCGCCATTTGCTGGTGATGCTGGACCAGTGCGACGCCGTCATCGCCAAGATCCGCAAAAAGGCGCTGTACCAGGGCACCAGCATTCCCCTCACGTATTTATTGGTGGCGCTGGCGCAAAGCATCGAGCGCCTGCGCAAGCTGCTGTTCCTCGTCGACACGAGCGGCGAGCTGCCCGCGTCGAACAACGTGGACATCGCCGCCATCACGGTCGACGCCACGCAAGACCTGCTGCACCCGCAACCCGTCAGCCGCCGCCGCGCGGGCGCCGTCGGGCTGGCGCTGGAACTGATCCAGGCGCACAACAACAAATACAAGGTCAGCGACCTGTTTTCCGACAATATCAACTTGCTGGCGCGCAATGTGACGGAAAACGCGAGCCGCACGGGCGAACACTACATCGCCGAAAACCGCCGCGAAATGGGCGCCATGTTCCTCTCGTCGGCGGGCGCGGGCATCATCATCGGCTTCATGGCCCTGTTCAAGATACTGATGTCGTATCTGCGCTCGGCGCCGCTGGTCGAAGCCTTCATGTTCAGCATGAATTACTCGATCGGCTTCATGTTCATCCACTTGCTGCACTTCACGGTCGCCACCAAGCAGCCGGCCATGACGGCGTCGCGCATCGCGGCAGGCCTGCACAGCAAGGATGGCCGGAACATCGACCTCGACAGCATGGCCGAACTGATCAACAAGGTCTTCCGCACGCAAAACATGGCCGTGCTGGGCAACCTGGCCACGGCCATTCCCACGGCGTGGCTGATCGCGCTCGGCTACAAGGCGATCACGGGGCACAATCTGGTGACGCCGGAAAAAGCCATGCGCCTGCTGCATGATATCGACCCCATCGGCAGCCCCGCCATCTTCTACGCCATGATCGCCGGCGTGTGCCTGTTCGTGGCGGGCCTGATTTCCGGCTACTATGACAACCAGGCCCTGTACACGCGCTGGGCGCAACGCATCGCGCAATTGCGCAGCCTGGGCCGCGTGATCGGCCAGGAACGCCTGCAGCGCCTGGGCCTGTACCTGGAAAACAACCTGGGCGGACTGATGGGTAACTTCTATTTCGGCATCCTGCTCGGCTCCATCGGCACCCTGGGCTTTTTGATCGGCCTGCCGATCGATATCCGCCACATCACCTTCTCGGCCGCCAACTTCGCCACGGCCCTCGTGGGCCTCGACCACAACATGAGCTGGCAGCTGGCCGTCAAGTCGCTGTCGGGCATCTTCGCCATCGGCACGGCCAACCTGCTGGTCAGCTTCGGCCTGGCCCTGTGGGTGGCCCTGCGTTCGCGCCAGGTGCGCTTCAAGCACGGCATGCAATTGCTGAAGATTCTGGGCAAGCGTTTCCTGCGCTCGCCCATCGTCTTCTTCTTTGGCTCGAAAAACCCGCCACCCCTGGCATTGGCCGATGAATCGGCAAACCTGTCACTGACGAACAAGGCTCAAAAATGA
- a CDS encoding metallophosphoesterase family protein: MRTIVHLSDLHFGRVDADLLAPLRALVERLEPDVVVVSGDLTQRARSVQFQQARHFLDSLPGPQIVVPGNHDVPLYNVFSRFLTPLVKYRRHVTDDLSPEYVDEEIAVLGINTARSLTFKDGRISHEQIDFLRERLGRLPPGLTRIIVTHHPFDLPEHFDEDDLVDRAPQALQMFSECGVDLLLAGHLHASVAGNTAERYKIAGYAALMVQAGTATSTRGRGESNSFNVLRVENSCIRVERYSWNEDAADFEKVSTEAFERQGGVWASLRPL, translated from the coding sequence ATGCGTACCATCGTGCATTTGTCCGACTTGCATTTTGGCAGGGTCGACGCGGACTTGCTGGCACCCTTGCGCGCGCTCGTCGAGCGCCTGGAGCCGGACGTCGTGGTGGTGTCGGGCGACCTCACGCAGCGGGCCCGCAGCGTCCAGTTCCAGCAGGCGCGGCATTTTCTCGACAGCTTGCCGGGGCCGCAGATCGTCGTGCCGGGCAACCATGACGTTCCCCTGTACAACGTCTTTTCCCGCTTCCTCACGCCGCTGGTGAAGTACCGGCGCCATGTGACGGACGATTTGTCGCCTGAATATGTGGACGAGGAAATCGCCGTGCTGGGCATCAACACGGCCCGCTCCCTGACCTTCAAGGATGGGCGCATCAGCCACGAGCAGATCGATTTCCTGCGTGAACGCCTGGGCCGTTTGCCGCCCGGTTTGACGCGCATTATCGTCACGCATCACCCGTTCGACTTGCCCGAGCACTTCGACGAAGACGACCTGGTCGACCGCGCGCCGCAAGCCTTGCAAATGTTTTCCGAATGCGGCGTCGATTTGCTGCTGGCGGGACATTTGCATGCCAGCGTGGCGGGCAATACGGCCGAGCGCTACAAGATCGCCGGCTACGCCGCCCTGATGGTGCAGGCGGGCACGGCCACGTCCACGCGGGGCAGGGGCGAGTCGAACTCCTTCAACGTGCTGCGCGTGGAAAACAGCTGCATCCGGGTCGAGCGCTACAGCTGGAATGAAGATGCCGCCGACTTTGAAAAAGTCAGCACGGAAGCGTTCGAGCGCCAGGGTGGCGTGTGGGCCAGCTTGCGGCCGCTGTAG